One segment of Ziziphus jujuba cultivar Dongzao chromosome 12, ASM3175591v1 DNA contains the following:
- the LOC107429631 gene encoding probable splicing factor 3A subunit 1, with translation MLGTGAILPLPAPPSDGNLGPLPLSQVSEEEQKKDENQLKEEQSQTNSVPASIATHTRTIGIIHPPPDIRNIVDKTAQFVAKNGPEFEKRIIANNTGNAKFNFLIPSDPYHAYYQHRLSEFRAQNLSSAQQPADSAAPEGASVAPPTSTAADENEIAAAAKPDPSAQFRPVKKVLEPPEAEQYTVRLPEGITGEELDIIKLTAQFVARNGKSFLTGLTSREINNPQFHFLKPTHSMFMFFTSLADAYSKVLMPPKGLTEKLKKSVADMTTVLERCVHRLEWERSQEQARQKAEDEIEQERIQMAMIDWHDFVVVETIDFVDDEDEDLPPPMTHEEVIKRSKVSTVEEEIVEPGKEMEMEMDEEEMQLVEEGMKAARLADNDEEKKNEKMDTEEPEPPMRIVKNWKRPEERIPAERDPTKYVVSPITGELIPISEMSEHMRISLIDPKYKEQKDRMFAKIRETTLAQDDEISRNIVGLARTRPDIFGTTEEEVSNAVKAEIEKKKDEQPKQVIWDGHTGSIGRTANQAMSQNMNGEDLNDPNNLDLRTLPGPAAPPPKPGVPSVRPLPPPPGLALNLPRVPPNTVQYSAPSSGGLPVPPPRPSLMQMQMMQSLRPPPPPMQMGSGQQSLLMNRQPQLPSMSMNASSIPVPPPPGSQFTPLPVHRPYTHLPGPPPTMPMMPPPPLPQGMPPPPPPEEAPPPLPEEPEPKRQKLDDSLLVPEDQFLAQHPGPVRITISVPNVDEGNLKGQLLEITVQSLSETVGSLKEKIAGEIQLPANKQKLSGKPGFLKDNMSLAYYNVGAGETLALSLRERGGRKR, from the exons atgttaggAACAGGAGCTATTTTGCCCCTTCCTGCTCCGCCCTCTGATGGAAATCTTGGTCCTCTTCCGCTATCTCAAGTTTCTGAGGAGGAACAGAAGAAGGATGAGAATCAATTGAAAGAGGAACAGAGCCAAACCAACTCTGTTCCTGCTTCTATTGCAACCCACACAAGAACTATTGGGATAATTCATCCCCCTCCTGATATTAGAAACATTGTTGATAAAACTGCTCAATTCGTTGCCAAGAATGGGCCTGAATTTGAGAAGAGAATCATAGCAAATAATACAGGGAATGCCAAGTTCAATTTCTTGATTCCTTCGGATCCTTACCATGCTTATTATCAGCATAGATTGTCTGAGTTTCGTGCCCAGAATCTTTCTTCTGCACAGCAGCCGGCGGATTCAGCTGCACCTGAGGGTGCCTCTGTAGCGCCACCGACTTCTACTGCTGCTGATGAGAATGAAATTGCGGCAGCAGCAAAGCCGGATCCATCTGCCCAGTTTAGACCTGTAAAGAAAGTGCTTGAGCCCCCAGAAGCTGAGCAGTATACCGTTAGGCTTCCTGAAGGGATTACTGGGGAAGAACTGGATATCATTAAGCTGACAGCTCAGTTTGTAGCTCGAAATGGGAAATCTTTTTTGACGGGATTAACAAGTAGGGAGATCAATAACCCACAGTTCCATTTTCTCAAGCCTACTCACAGTATGTTCATGTTTTTCACTTCGCTCGCGGATGCTTATTCGAAAGTGTTGATGCCTCCTAAGGGATTGACAGAGAAGCTTAAGAAGAGCGTTGCGGACATGACCACTGTGCTTGAACGGTGTGTGCACCGGCTTGAATGGGAGCGGTCGCAAGAGCAGGCTAGGCAGAAAGCTGAGGATGAGATTGAGCAAGAAAGGATACAAATGGCCATGATTGATTGGCATGACTTTGTTGTGGTTGAGACTATAGACTTTGTGGACGATGAGGATGAGGACTTACCGCCTCCAATGACCCATGAGGAGGTCATAAAGAGAAGTAAGGTTTCAactgttgaagaagagattgtTGAGCCTGGCAAAGAgatggaaatggaaatggatGAAGAAGAGATGCAACTTGTTGAAGAGGGCATGAAAGCAGCTAGACTTGCAGACAAtgatgaagaaaagaagaatgaGAAGATGGATACAGAAGAACCAGAACCGCCAATGAGAATCGTGAAGAACTGGAAGAGGCCTGAGGAGAGGATCCCTGCAGAAAGAGACCCAACCAAGTATGTTGTTTCTCCGATCACTGGTGAGCTAATTCCTATCAGTGAGATGTCTGAACACATGAGAATTTCCCTCATTGATCCTAAGTACAAAGAACAGAAAGATAGAATGTTTGCCAAGATTCGAGAAACTACTCTGGCTCAGGATGATGAAATCTCTAGAAATATTGTGGGACTTGCAAGGACCCGTCCTGATATTTTTGGTACCACAGAAGAAGAAGTCTCTAATGCCGTAAAGGCTGAGattgaaaagaagaaagatgagCAACCGAAGCAGGTTATATGGGATGGTCATACTGGAAGCATTGGTCGAACTGCTAACCAAGCCATGTCACAGAATATGAATGGTGAGGATCTGAATGATCCTAATAACTTGGATTTAAGGACCCTTCCTGGTCCTGCAGCTCCTCCTCCAAAACCTGGTGTACCATCAGTCCGGCCACTTCCACCACCTCCCGGACTGGCTTTAAACCTTCCTCGTGTGCCTCCAAACACAGTTCAGTATTCTGCTCCGAGCAGTGGTGGACTCCCTGTACCTCCACCCAGGCCCTCACTTATGCAAATGCAAATGATGCAATCACTTCGGCCGCCTCCACCACCTATGCAAATGGGTTCTGGACAGCAATCCCTTCTAATGAATAGGCAACCCCAATTGCCTTCTATGTCTATGAATGCATCTAGTATTCCTGTACCACCGCCGCCGGGATCTCAGTTTACACCTCTGCCAGTTCACCGACCTTATACCCATCTTCCTGGTCCCCCTCCCACAATGCCTATGATGCCTCCACCACCATTGCCACAGGGAATGCCTCCACCACCCCCACCTGAGGAAgctcctcctcctcttcctgAAGAACCAGAGCCAAAGAGACAAAAGCTTGATGATTCTTTGCTTGTTCCGGAAGACCAATTTTTGGCTCAACATCCG GGACCTGTACGCATTACTATTTCTGTTCCAAACGTGGATGAAGGAAATCTCAAGGGTCAACTTCTTGAAATCACAGTACAGTCTTTGTCTGAAACTGTAGGGAGTCTGAAAGAGAAAATTGCTGGAGAGATTCAACTTCCTGCAAATAAACAGAAATTGAGTGGAAAACCTGGGTTTCTCAAGGACAACATGTCGCTTGCTTATTACAATGTTGGAGCTGGAGAAACACTTGCTCTTTCATTAAGAGAGCGTGGTGGTAGAAAGAGATGA
- the LOC107429610 gene encoding large ribosomal RNA subunit accumulation protein YCED homolog 2, chloroplastic, giving the protein MATCSYLPSQARIISRTQPRISKQRISCISINRKNGMRSSPRRLITISTGDGKWQGKWSCDYLLSLQDLHLEDLLEDKQQKNAQVSINLSVQKHASFGFTVDGRIITSFTRKCSNCSSPYCRQIDTNFNVWVLPSSRFNRHQHEVCLPEIGGDDPSVIYVKPGNEADLDSLVQDTIRLTTSIKDTCSELCEKSTFTMNYIGGPKTSGSIDGRWSRLLKLRNTIS; this is encoded by the exons ATGGCCACTTGTTCTTACCTTCCCAGTCAAGCTCGAATCATAAGCA GAACACAGCCTCGGATATCCAAGCAAAGAATTTCATGTATCAGT ATTAACAGAAAAAATGGCATGAGATCAAGTCCACGCCGTCTGATCACAATATCAACCGGAGATGGGAAATGGCAAGGAAAATGGAGTTGTGACTACCTTCTTTCCCTCCAAGACCTGCATTTGGAAGATCTGTTGGAGGATAAACAGCAAAAGAATGCTCAAGTTTCTATCAATCTCTCCGTTCAAAAG CATGCAAGCTTTGGCTTCACTGTTGATGGAAGGATCATCACCTCCTTCACCAGAAAATGCAGCAACTGCTCTTCTCCATATTGCCGGCAG ATAGATACTAATTTTAATGTTTGGGTTCTTCCATCAAGCCGATTCAATCGACATCAACATGAAGTTTGTTTACCAGAAATTGGAGGAGATGATCCATCA GTGATTTATGTGAAACCTGGAAATGAAGCTGATCTTGATTCACTAGTACAAGACACAATACGCCTTACAACCTCCATAAAA GACACTTGCTCAGAATTGTGTGAGAAATCAACATTTACAATGAACT ATATTGGTGGACCAAAAACCAGTGGTTCTATTGATGGGAGGTGGTCTAGACTCTTGAAGCTAAGGAATACAATTTCataa